Proteins from a single region of Novosphingobium sp. CECT 9465:
- a CDS encoding GNAT family N-acetyltransferase gives MTFTARIHKAVSEIAAADWDRLAGPCNPFVSHAFLKLLEDSRSVGARTGWSPLPIVIEGEDGRPAAALPAYLKSHSQGEYVFDHSWADAWTRAGGDYYPKLQIAAPFTPATGPRLLTGDRPDLALPLLRAAEQLCDGNGLSSAHATFITPGQLPLFEEAGWMLRSDIQFHWENRGYASFDDFLGVLSSDKRKNLRKERAKAQDGVEIRTLSGAQIRPEHWDAFWIFYQDTGARKWGRPYLTREAFDLIGERMADKVLLLMAFIDGQAVAGALNFIGADALYGRYWGAQVDKPFLHFELCYYQAIDAAIALGLKRVEAGAQGGHKLARGYEPVQTWSAHYIVDPGFRRAVADFLERERAGIAQDQLLLGERTPFRKG, from the coding sequence GTGACCTTTACCGCGCGCATCCACAAGGCCGTTTCGGAAATCGCCGCCGCCGACTGGGACCGGCTGGCGGGGCCGTGTAATCCTTTCGTATCCCACGCTTTCCTGAAGCTGCTGGAAGATTCGCGCTCGGTCGGTGCACGTACCGGCTGGTCGCCCCTGCCCATCGTGATCGAGGGCGAGGACGGACGCCCCGCTGCGGCGCTGCCCGCGTATCTGAAGAGCCACAGCCAGGGCGAATATGTGTTCGATCATTCGTGGGCGGATGCATGGACGCGCGCGGGCGGGGACTATTATCCCAAGCTGCAGATCGCCGCGCCGTTCACGCCCGCCACCGGGCCAAGGCTGCTGACGGGTGATCGCCCGGACCTCGCCTTGCCGCTGCTGCGCGCCGCCGAACAGTTGTGTGATGGCAACGGCCTGTCATCGGCCCACGCCACGTTCATCACGCCCGGACAATTGCCCTTGTTCGAAGAGGCGGGGTGGATGCTGCGGAGCGACATCCAGTTCCATTGGGAAAACCGCGGCTACGCCAGCTTCGACGATTTCCTTGGCGTACTGTCATCGGACAAGCGCAAGAATCTGCGCAAGGAACGCGCAAAGGCGCAGGACGGCGTGGAAATCCGCACTCTCAGCGGAGCACAGATCAGGCCCGAACACTGGGATGCGTTCTGGATATTCTATCAGGACACCGGCGCGCGCAAATGGGGGCGGCCCTACCTGACGCGCGAGGCGTTCGACCTGATCGGCGAACGCATGGCCGACAAGGTGCTGCTGCTTATGGCGTTTATCGATGGGCAGGCGGTGGCGGGCGCGCTGAACTTCATCGGCGCGGACGCGCTATACGGCCGGTACTGGGGCGCGCAGGTAGACAAGCCGTTCCTGCATTTCGAACTGTGTTATTATCAGGCGATAGACGCCGCGATTGCGCTGGGCCTGAAACGCGTTGAGGCGGGCGCCCAAGGCGGGCACAAGCTGGCGCGAGGCTATGAGCCGGTGCAGACCTGGTCGGCGCACTACATCGTCGATCCGGGGTTCCGGCGGGCGGTTGCCGATTTTCTGGAACGCGAACGCGCCGGAATCGCGCAGGACCAGTTGCTGCTGGGCGAGCGGACGCCGTTTCGGAAGGGGTGA